CTGCAGCATCCAGCCCTTCGACAATGAACCCTTTGCCGTATTTGCCGGGATATCCGCCTGAAGCCATCACCACGCAGACCGAGGACTTTTTGTCCCACTCAATAGTAACCTGCGACAGCCTTTCGTCAATGACCGCCTCGATAATATCCGCAAGATCGGTTTTCAACCTCGGAAGCACAGCCTGCGTCTCGGGATCGCCGAACCTGC
The DNA window shown above is from Candidatus Margulisiibacteriota bacterium and carries:
- a CDS encoding phosphoribosylglycinamide synthetase C domain-containing protein — protein: RFGDPETQAVLPRLKTDLADIIEAVIDERLSQVTIEWDKKSSVCVVMASGGYPGKYGKGFIVEGLDAAAAMKDVVVFHAGTSSAGCGTVTSGGRVLGVTGLGGSVKDAVDNAYAAVAKIKFEDMYFRRDIGAKALKCR